One genomic segment of Chitinibacter sp. FCG-7 includes these proteins:
- a CDS encoding DJ-1/PfpI family protein, producing the protein MTVHVYVAPGFEEVELITIVDVLRRAEIDTRMVSLTTETQIIGSHGIAVQADVPFQNVAAHAPEMMTVNDSLQKRRNVAAHAPEMIILPGGGPGTQAMLAHSELHSRLHAQIAAGKRVAAICAAPMVLAQIGLLHGKQATCFPGCESVLQEHGAQISAFNVVSDGLITTSRGPATAALFALELAAQLGDEASAKQVGRAMLYL; encoded by the coding sequence ATGACAGTGCATGTTTATGTTGCACCCGGTTTTGAAGAAGTCGAGCTGATTACCATTGTGGATGTATTGCGCCGCGCCGAGATCGACACGCGGATGGTGTCGTTAACAACGGAAACCCAGATCATCGGTTCGCACGGCATTGCCGTTCAGGCCGATGTGCCGTTCCAGAATGTCGCCGCACACGCGCCCGAGATGATGACCGTGAACGATTCCCTACAAAAGAGGAGGAATGTCGCCGCACACGCGCCCGAGATGATCATCCTGCCCGGCGGCGGCCCCGGCACGCAAGCCATGCTGGCGCACAGCGAATTGCATAGCCGTCTGCACGCACAGATTGCTGCAGGCAAACGCGTCGCCGCCATCTGCGCCGCACCGATGGTGCTGGCCCAAATCGGCCTGCTGCACGGCAAACAGGCAACGTGCTTTCCCGGCTGCGAAAGTGTACTGCAGGAGCATGGCGCCCAGATCAGCGCGTTCAATGTGGTGAGCGATGGCCTGATCACCACCTCGCGCGGGCCAGCTACCGCAGCACTATTTGCCCTGGAGCTGGCCGCCCAGCTCGGCGACGAAGCCAGCGCCAAACAGGTCGGCCGCGCGATGCTTTATCTGTAA
- the gltS gene encoding sodium/glutamate symporter — MGSNLITIGTYGTLVAASLVLLFGRVLVEKTAPLKAFTIPEPVAGGLVVALLMLLAQQVAGVSVKFDTSIQTPLMLAFFATIGLSANLASLRAGGSVMVKFLFVVLGLLLMQNIIGISLAKMLGLEGYLGLLAGSITLSGGHGTGAAWSKVFTEQFGIAGATELAMACATFGLVLGGLIGGPVAKILLKKVSAPGAEHNQDQDPGMFEEPQATRLITVNSFIESLALIVLSLAGGNMLAEMLAGTAFELPTFVCVLFNGVLLRNILSGLGWYEVFDREISVLGNVSLALFLAMALMSLRLWELANLALPMLLILAVQAAAMAAYAIFVTFRVMGKNYDAVVLAAGHCGFGLGATPTAIANMQAVTHRFGPSHLAFIVVPMVGAFFIDIANAIVIKLFMALPIY, encoded by the coding sequence ATGGGCTCCAACCTGATCACCATCGGCACCTACGGCACGCTGGTGGCCGCCTCACTGGTCTTGTTATTTGGCCGCGTTCTGGTCGAAAAAACCGCACCACTCAAGGCTTTTACCATTCCCGAGCCAGTAGCGGGCGGTTTGGTGGTGGCACTGCTGATGCTGCTGGCGCAACAGGTAGCCGGGGTGAGTGTGAAATTTGATACCAGCATCCAGACGCCATTGATGCTGGCTTTTTTTGCCACCATTGGTTTAAGCGCCAACCTCGCCAGCCTGCGTGCAGGCGGCAGCGTGATGGTGAAGTTTCTGTTTGTGGTGCTTGGCCTGCTGCTGATGCAAAACATCATCGGCATCAGTCTGGCCAAAATGCTGGGGCTGGAAGGCTATCTGGGCCTGTTGGCGGGCTCGATCACGCTCTCGGGCGGGCACGGCACTGGCGCGGCGTGGAGCAAGGTGTTTACCGAGCAATTTGGCATCGCGGGTGCCACCGAGCTGGCGATGGCCTGCGCGACCTTTGGTCTGGTGTTGGGCGGGCTGATCGGCGGGCCGGTGGCCAAAATTCTGCTGAAAAAGGTCTCCGCACCCGGCGCCGAACACAATCAAGATCAGGACCCCGGCATGTTTGAAGAGCCGCAAGCCACGCGGCTGATTACCGTGAATTCCTTTATCGAATCGCTGGCGCTGATTGTACTGAGCTTGGCTGGCGGCAATATGCTGGCCGAAATGCTGGCGGGCACCGCATTCGAGCTGCCAACCTTTGTCTGCGTGTTGTTTAACGGCGTGCTGCTGCGCAATATTTTGTCCGGTCTGGGCTGGTATGAAGTGTTTGACCGCGAAATATCGGTGCTGGGCAATGTAAGTCTGGCGCTGTTTCTGGCGATGGCGCTGATGAGCTTGCGCCTGTGGGAGCTGGCCAATCTGGCACTGCCGATGTTGCTGATTCTGGCGGTGCAAGCAGCGGCGATGGCTGCGTATGCAATCTTTGTCACCTTCCGCGTGATGGGCAAAAACTACGACGCGGTCGTGCTGGCAGCCGGGCATTGCGGCTTTGGTCTGGGCGCAACGCCGACGGCGATTGCCAATATGCAGGCAGTGACACACCGCTTTGGCCCATCGCATCTGGCTTTTATTGTGGTGCCGATGGTGGGCGCATTCTTTATTGATATTGCCAACGCGATTGTGATCAAGCTATTTATGGCTTTGCCGATTTACTAA
- the lysA gene encoding diaminopimelate decarboxylase — translation MKPLNGAQVAHIAQQFGTPVWTYNAATIRERIGQLKMFDTIRFAQKANSNIHILRLMREQGVKVDSVSLGEIERAVAAGFATGAGSDDIVFTADLLDRATLARVVELDIQVNCGSPQMLEQLGQAHPGHRVWLRVNPGFGHGHSQKTNTGGEQSKHGIWHEQIPEALALISQYNLELVGLHMHIGSGVDYSHLQEVCAAMVAQVKESGRATANLQAISAGGGLSIPYRVGGETIDTAHYFSLWDAARNEIAAHLGHAVHLEIEPGRFLVAESGKLITEVRAKKDVGSNHFVLVDAGFSDLMRPAMYGSFHEISVLRSDGAAAAGETRGTVLAGPLCESGDVFTQEEGGVVTPRDLPTCEIGDWVVLHDTGAYGASMSSNYNTRPLIAEVMIDGDKLTQIRRRQTVAELLALEL, via the coding sequence ATGAAACCTCTAAACGGCGCGCAAGTTGCGCACATCGCCCAGCAATTTGGCACCCCGGTCTGGACTTATAACGCAGCAACCATCCGCGAGCGCATTGGCCAGCTCAAAATGTTTGACACCATCCGTTTTGCGCAAAAAGCCAACTCGAATATCCACATCCTGCGCCTGATGCGCGAACAAGGCGTTAAGGTTGATTCGGTATCCTTGGGCGAAATCGAGCGCGCTGTAGCGGCGGGTTTCGCTACCGGCGCTGGCAGCGATGACATTGTTTTTACTGCAGACCTTTTGGATCGTGCCACACTGGCTCGCGTGGTTGAGCTGGATATTCAAGTGAACTGCGGCAGCCCGCAAATGCTGGAACAACTCGGCCAAGCGCACCCCGGCCATCGCGTGTGGCTGCGCGTGAATCCCGGCTTTGGCCACGGTCACAGCCAGAAAACCAATACCGGCGGCGAGCAAAGCAAACATGGGATCTGGCACGAACAAATCCCCGAAGCGCTGGCGCTGATTAGCCAGTACAACTTGGAGCTCGTCGGCCTGCATATGCATATTGGCTCGGGCGTGGATTACAGCCATTTGCAGGAAGTCTGCGCGGCGATGGTGGCTCAGGTGAAAGAATCCGGCCGCGCCACTGCAAACCTCCAGGCGATTTCAGCGGGCGGCGGTTTGTCGATTCCCTATCGCGTTGGCGGCGAAACCATCGACACCGCGCATTATTTCAGCCTGTGGGATGCGGCACGCAATGAAATTGCCGCGCATCTAGGCCACGCCGTTCACCTTGAAATCGAGCCGGGTCGCTTCCTCGTCGCCGAAAGCGGCAAGCTGATTACCGAAGTGCGCGCCAAAAAAGACGTGGGCAGCAATCATTTTGTGCTGGTAGATGCGGGCTTTTCTGATCTGATGCGCCCAGCGATGTACGGCAGCTTCCATGAAATCAGCGTTTTGCGCAGCGATGGCGCTGCCGCAGCGGGTGAAACACGCGGCACGGTGCTGGCTGGCCCCTTGTGCGAATCGGGCGATGTGTTTACGCAAGAAGAAGGTGGCGTAGTAACACCACGCGATTTGCCAACGTGCGAAATCGGCGACTGGGTCGTGCTGCACGACACTGGCGCTTACGGTGCGAGCATGTCGAGCAACTACAATACGCGCCCACTGATTGCCGAGGTGATGATAGACGGCGACAAACTCACCCAAATCCGCCGCCGCCAGACAGTGGCCGAATTGCTGGCGCTGGAGCTCTAA
- a CDS encoding DUF6817 domain-containing protein encodes MTSAQDLFAELNKLGAGEFVHLNGSLENHLLGTEQLLRRWGAEDKVCRAGLFHAAYGSAGYEDKLISINLRDQITKLIGAEAESLVYLYCACDRNLFYPRIGTSTQYLFSNRFNGAEHNLSHEELCALCEITLANELELALSSDEFWTKYKAELCDLFNRMQELVSEAGFHAFKLRSGTL; translated from the coding sequence ATGACGTCGGCACAGGATTTATTTGCCGAATTAAATAAACTAGGTGCAGGTGAATTTGTTCATTTGAATGGTTCACTAGAAAATCATTTATTGGGCACTGAGCAACTGCTACGCAGATGGGGGGCAGAAGATAAAGTCTGCCGGGCAGGCTTATTTCATGCAGCTTATGGTAGCGCTGGATACGAAGATAAATTAATTTCAATCAATCTTCGTGACCAGATTACCAAACTGATTGGTGCGGAAGCTGAATCTCTGGTTTATTTATACTGTGCATGTGACAGGAATCTCTTTTACCCACGAATTGGGACCAGCACACAGTACCTATTTAGCAACCGATTCAATGGCGCAGAACATAATTTAAGCCATGAAGAGCTTTGTGCCCTATGCGAGATTACATTGGCCAATGAACTTGAATTAGCGTTGAGCAGTGATGAGTTCTGGACCAAATACAAAGCAGAATTATGTGATTTATTTAATAGAATGCAAGAGCTAGTCAGTGAAGCTGGTTTTCATGCGTTCAAGCTGAGAAGTGGCACTCTTTAA
- a CDS encoding pyridoxine 5'-phosphate synthase: MTILSININKIALIRNSRGRNYPDVAAFAARCLDFGAGGITLHPRPDQRHARYSDVAELSALCQARGVELNVEGYPTPEFLAMVKQYRPAQCTLVPDAPDQLTSDHGWDLDKDADFLRPILAELKALNIRSSLFVDYTTQDMAKARTIGADRVELYTEPYAETFGTDANAAILAGFAAATQRAQDAGLGVNAGHDLNLDNLGQFLTIPNILEVSIGHAFVVECLEMGMETVLRSYADILGKSAMSPADLQQEK, from the coding sequence ATGACCATACTTTCGATCAATATCAATAAAATCGCGCTGATCCGCAATTCGCGCGGCCGCAACTACCCCGATGTCGCCGCTTTTGCCGCGCGCTGCCTCGATTTTGGCGCTGGCGGCATTACGCTGCACCCGCGCCCCGATCAGCGCCATGCCCGTTATTCCGATGTCGCCGAATTGTCCGCATTGTGCCAGGCGCGTGGCGTCGAGCTCAATGTGGAAGGCTATCCCACGCCGGAATTTCTGGCCATGGTCAAACAATACCGCCCGGCGCAATGTACGCTGGTGCCCGACGCGCCCGATCAGCTAACGTCCGACCACGGCTGGGATCTGGACAAAGATGCCGACTTTTTGCGCCCTATTCTGGCTGAACTCAAGGCACTGAATATCCGCAGCAGCCTGTTTGTCGATTACACCACGCAGGATATGGCCAAAGCCCGCACCATCGGCGCTGATCGCGTCGAGCTGTATACCGAGCCCTACGCTGAAACCTTCGGTACCGACGCGAACGCCGCCATACTGGCCGGTTTTGCCGCCGCCACACAGCGCGCACAAGATGCCGGGCTGGGCGTCAACGCCGGGCACGACCTGAATCTGGACAATCTGGGCCAGTTTCTGACCATCCCCAATATTCTGGAAGTCTCCATCGGCCACGCTTTTGTCGTTGAATGCCTGGAGATGGGTATGGAAACCGTACTGCGAAGCTACGCAGACATATTAGGCAAAAGCGCCATGAGCCCTGCTGATCTGCAACAGGAAAAATAA
- a CDS encoding ArgP/LysG family DNA-binding transcriptional regulator: MFDYKLLEALDMVLRCGSFDAAAKRLHLTPSAISQRIRQLEERHGEVLLRRENPLCATATGEKLLAHVRQVRLLESELAGQLDDADGSAEWLTLRLGVNADSLALGLLNALSPLLAQQRLLLECVVDDEAYTLDLLRSGEVYGCISTQANEVAGCSVVPLGCIEYIGVARADFIAQYLPDLPSNIPLSVEMLMHAPAAVFGHRESLHRRLLRERWGLLDGQYPCHVIPESNALFAAAQAGFAYAVVPRQQAAAALAAGQLCEIAALAEAVPLYWHHWARQTRPAQSLGLALQAFAASHFQSPAKT; the protein is encoded by the coding sequence ATGTTTGACTACAAACTTCTTGAAGCGCTGGATATGGTTTTGCGTTGCGGCAGCTTTGATGCGGCGGCCAAACGGCTGCATCTGACGCCGTCGGCGATTTCGCAGCGCATCCGCCAGCTGGAAGAGCGGCATGGCGAAGTGCTGCTGCGGCGCGAAAATCCGCTGTGCGCCACGGCAACGGGCGAAAAACTGCTGGCGCACGTGCGGCAGGTGCGCTTACTGGAATCCGAGCTGGCCGGGCAGCTGGACGACGCCGATGGCAGCGCCGAATGGCTGACGCTGCGGCTAGGCGTAAATGCCGACAGCCTGGCGCTGGGGCTGCTCAATGCGCTGTCGCCCTTGCTGGCGCAGCAGCGGCTGCTGCTCGAATGCGTGGTCGATGACGAAGCCTATACGCTGGATCTGCTGCGCTCGGGCGAAGTCTATGGATGTATCAGTACGCAGGCCAATGAGGTAGCGGGCTGCAGTGTTGTACCTCTGGGGTGTATTGAATATATTGGCGTGGCGCGCGCGGATTTTATCGCGCAATACTTGCCCGACCTCCCATCAAATATTCCCTTATCGGTTGAGATGTTGATGCACGCGCCTGCGGCCGTGTTCGGCCACCGAGAAAGCCTGCATCGCCGCCTGCTGCGCGAGCGCTGGGGTTTGCTCGACGGGCAATATCCCTGCCATGTTATCCCGGAAAGCAATGCACTTTTTGCCGCTGCGCAAGCTGGCTTTGCTTACGCAGTCGTGCCGCGCCAGCAAGCCGCCGCCGCGCTGGCGGCCGGGCAGCTATGCGAAATCGCCGCGCTGGCCGAGGCCGTGCCGCTGTACTGGCACCATTGGGCGCGCCAGACGCGACCGGCGCAATCGCTGGGGCTGGCCTTGCAGGCTTTTGCCGCCAGCCATTTTCAGAGCCCGGCGAAGACATGA
- a CDS encoding D-2-hydroxyacid dehydrogenase, with protein sequence MTSPLPLVVFLDADTLCVPLKSLDVPHRWQAYPQTAPEQVIERVKGASVVISNKVQLTREMIAALSTTSPELKLIAVAATGYNNIDLAAAREYTVGVCNVRDYAIHGVAEHTLMLMLALRRQLLSCRARLAAGEWQRASGFCLLPDRPEHTLRDLAGSRMALIGSGALGMATAKLAQAFGMETYFVERKGASAVREGYLGWDEAISTADVISLHCPLNEQTRHLIGAAELAQMKRSTIVINTARGGLIDEAALLVALQTGQIAGAGLDVLVNEPPREGNPLLDVDLPNLIITPHVAWASEGTMQTLADQLIDNITGFLRGQPRNLL encoded by the coding sequence ATGACTTCACCCTTGCCGCTGGTTGTTTTTCTGGATGCCGATACGCTGTGCGTACCGCTCAAATCGCTCGATGTGCCGCATCGCTGGCAAGCGTATCCGCAGACCGCGCCCGAACAGGTGATCGAGCGCGTGAAGGGCGCGAGCGTGGTGATCAGCAATAAAGTGCAGCTGACGCGCGAGATGATCGCCGCCCTATCGACGACATCTCCTGAGCTCAAACTGATTGCCGTGGCTGCAACCGGGTATAACAATATTGATCTGGCTGCCGCCCGCGAATATACGGTGGGGGTGTGTAATGTCAGAGACTATGCCATCCATGGTGTAGCGGAGCATACCCTGATGCTGATGCTGGCTTTGCGTCGTCAATTGCTGAGCTGCCGCGCCAGACTGGCGGCGGGTGAATGGCAGCGCGCCAGTGGCTTTTGCCTGCTGCCGGATCGACCGGAGCATACCCTGCGCGATCTAGCGGGCAGCCGGATGGCGCTAATCGGCTCGGGAGCGCTGGGGATGGCCACGGCCAAATTGGCGCAGGCCTTTGGCATGGAGACGTATTTTGTCGAGCGCAAAGGTGCCAGCGCGGTGCGCGAAGGCTATCTGGGCTGGGATGAGGCCATCAGCACTGCCGATGTGATCAGCCTGCATTGCCCGCTGAACGAGCAAACGCGGCACCTGATCGGCGCGGCCGAGCTGGCGCAGATGAAACGCAGCACCATTGTGATCAATACCGCGCGCGGCGGGCTGATTGATGAAGCGGCGCTGCTGGTTGCGCTGCAAACCGGGCAGATTGCCGGTGCCGGGCTGGACGTGCTGGTGAACGAGCCGCCGCGCGAGGGCAACCCGCTGCTCGACGTCGATCTGCCCAATCTGATTATTACCCCGCACGTCGCGTGGGCTAGCGAAGGCACGATGCAAACGCTGGCCGACCAGCTGATCGACAATATCACCGGGTTTTTGCGCGGCCAGCCGCGCAATCTTCTGTAA
- a CDS encoding AraC family transcriptional regulator, whose translation MTDALISDYTRRLQQALEYIRANLDQDLSLAQLARLTHFSPYHFHRIFSAQLQETPADYVRRIRLEAAAQSLISLPLRSMSQIALECGFKSQALLARAFRAQFGISPSQWRQQQSWQYDGQFWSLLPPAERDTTAERAPELLAARQGIRPPSVMDVQLKQLPAYRWAYLWCNGADTEQLARIWASLREWAMLEWTEEQIRYLQGASRWSDDPSITPLAQRRYEAGLLIADTQQPGRQLAVRQLPAGQYVVLDFCGRWQEEAAAAEYLFNYWLPRSPWALDDRPHYCLSQPFLHESSDPETSELSTPAAARYQWCVPVRPARSGARRLYQLADFQS comes from the coding sequence ATGACTGATGCCTTGATCAGCGATTACACCCGGCGGTTGCAGCAGGCGCTGGAGTATATCCGCGCCAATCTGGATCAAGATTTGAGCCTGGCGCAGCTGGCGCGGTTGACGCATTTTTCGCCCTACCATTTTCACCGCATCTTTAGCGCGCAATTGCAGGAAACCCCGGCCGATTACGTGCGCCGCATCCGGCTGGAGGCGGCGGCACAAAGCCTGATCAGCCTGCCGCTGCGCAGCATGTCGCAGATTGCGCTCGAATGCGGCTTTAAATCCCAGGCGCTGCTGGCGCGCGCTTTTCGTGCGCAGTTTGGCATCAGCCCCAGCCAGTGGCGCCAGCAGCAGTCATGGCAATACGACGGACAATTCTGGTCGCTATTGCCGCCTGCCGAACGCGACACCACCGCCGAGCGAGCCCCCGAGCTGCTGGCCGCACGCCAGGGAATCCGCCCACCATCCGTGATGGATGTGCAGTTAAAGCAACTGCCTGCGTATCGCTGGGCGTATCTGTGGTGCAACGGGGCCGATACTGAGCAGCTGGCGCGCATCTGGGCGTCGCTGCGCGAGTGGGCAATGCTTGAGTGGACGGAAGAACAGATACGCTACTTGCAAGGCGCTTCGCGCTGGTCGGATGACCCCAGCATCACGCCGCTGGCGCAGCGCCGCTACGAGGCCGGGCTGCTGATTGCTGACACGCAACAGCCGGGCAGACAGCTGGCGGTGCGTCAGCTGCCCGCAGGCCAATATGTGGTGCTCGATTTTTGCGGCCGCTGGCAAGAGGAAGCAGCGGCGGCCGAGTATCTGTTCAACTACTGGTTACCGCGCAGCCCCTGGGCGCTGGACGACAGGCCGCACTACTGCCTGAGCCAGCCTTTTCTGCACGAATCATCCGACCCCGAAACATCCGAACTATCCACGCCCGCAGCGGCACGCTATCAATGGTGCGTCCCCGTGCGCCCAGCGCGCTCTGGCGCACGTAGGCTCTACCAGCTGGCCGATTTTCAATCCTGA
- a CDS encoding PQQ-binding-like beta-propeller repeat protein: protein MLEKTTFNTASRWMAGLLLGGVLLQAQVQAASIQWEFRSGAPIRGGVLPDQQGGVVFGNLAGQVFSLDAQQKLRWQRKLAGAISTTPLQSGSLILLASSQGVSALDAATGALRWHYTMPEHAPSDIWDSLNPEPLLLGQQLLVALGRELVLLDVAQGKPVWRQALAEIVTATPAIDGQIAYLASEYGTLSRVDWRSGKLLSQHRAADGMIQSQPVRVGKSLVFASRDGKIRGWDIQQRKTRWEVDHGSSWVMASALADRGRVVIGSSDSFLVQQIDGQTGRVIWQVPSRQNIFRQAVLAHEQYWFATGDTYAPAKAGQLLAINRQGQPTQRLELPAAAFGQLRATATTTATSLLVGAENGVLYAIKPD from the coding sequence ATGCTGGAAAAAACCACATTCAATACCGCATCACGATGGATGGCGGGTCTGCTGCTGGGGGGCGTATTACTACAAGCACAGGTACAGGCCGCCAGCATCCAGTGGGAGTTTCGCAGCGGCGCGCCGATTCGTGGCGGCGTTTTGCCCGATCAGCAGGGTGGCGTGGTCTTTGGCAATCTGGCTGGGCAGGTGTTTTCGCTCGACGCGCAGCAAAAACTGCGCTGGCAGCGCAAGCTGGCTGGCGCAATCAGCACCACGCCGCTGCAATCGGGCTCGTTGATTCTGCTGGCGAGCAGTCAGGGTGTCTCTGCACTGGATGCCGCAACCGGCGCGCTGCGCTGGCACTACACGATGCCCGAGCATGCTCCGAGCGACATCTGGGATAGTCTGAATCCCGAGCCGCTCTTGCTGGGGCAGCAGCTGCTGGTGGCACTGGGGCGCGAGCTGGTGCTGCTTGATGTTGCGCAGGGCAAACCGGTGTGGCGGCAAGCGCTGGCCGAGATCGTCACTGCCACCCCGGCTATTGATGGGCAGATTGCCTATCTGGCCAGCGAATATGGCACGCTGAGCCGCGTGGACTGGCGCAGCGGCAAACTGCTGAGCCAGCATCGCGCCGCCGACGGCATGATCCAGAGCCAGCCTGTTCGCGTGGGTAAATCGCTGGTGTTTGCCTCGCGCGACGGCAAAATCCGTGGCTGGGACATTCAGCAGCGTAAAACACGCTGGGAAGTGGATCACGGCAGCTCATGGGTGATGGCCAGCGCGCTGGCCGACCGTGGCCGCGTTGTGATCGGCAGCTCGGATAGCTTTCTGGTGCAGCAGATTGATGGCCAGACTGGCCGCGTGATCTGGCAAGTGCCGAGCCGGCAGAATATCTTCCGTCAGGCCGTTTTGGCGCACGAACAATACTGGTTTGCCACCGGCGACACCTATGCGCCCGCCAAGGCTGGGCAGCTATTGGCGATCAACCGGCAGGGCCAGCCAACGCAGCGCCTTGAGCTACCCGCCGCCGCGTTTGGCCAGCTGCGCGCTACCGCAACCACAACCGCCACATCGCTGCTGGTCGGCGCGGAAAATGGCGTGTTGTATGCCATCAAGCCAGACTAA
- a CDS encoding VOC family protein gives MRPRLNLILLGVADVAKSTAFYEALGWQKAATSHSEFVKFDLGGVVLALQSRASFAADCGLPDSEYRDFAGFALAYIARSADEVPQVLAAAAQLGAEIIKPATRNAWGIAGYFRDPDGHLFEVCYEDGWVFAEDGHLRV, from the coding sequence ATGCGCCCTCGCCTCAATCTAATCCTGCTCGGCGTCGCCGATGTGGCCAAATCAACCGCTTTCTATGAAGCACTCGGTTGGCAAAAAGCGGCGACGAGCCATAGTGAATTTGTGAAGTTTGATCTGGGTGGCGTGGTGCTGGCGTTGCAGTCCCGCGCGAGCTTTGCTGCCGATTGCGGCTTGCCCGATAGCGAGTACCGGGATTTTGCGGGCTTTGCGCTGGCGTATATTGCGCGCTCGGCCGATGAAGTGCCGCAGGTGCTGGCTGCGGCGGCGCAATTGGGAGCCGAGATTATCAAACCGGCAACGCGCAATGCCTGGGGCATTGCCGGCTATTTTCGCGATCCGGATGGGCATTTATTCGAGGTGTGTTACGAAGATGGCTGGGTTTTTGCCGAGGATGGCCATCTGCGGGTGTAA